The following DNA comes from Solea solea chromosome 6, fSolSol10.1, whole genome shotgun sequence.
GAAGGAACTGTACGAGCTTTTACCCACAAAAGACGGtcagtaaaaacattttcaatcagtgtgttcccAGTATGTTACAGAAACACTAATGCAAGTTGCCTgtattatttaagtatttaaggTTGTCAGTGTTGCAACCTCACTGTCTCTGGTCCTTAAAAGTGAAGCCAACAGAATTAGCCATCAGAATTAgatctgtgtcttttgttgctTGATGttcttttctactttctatGCTCAGGTGAGCCATATGAATTTATACCCCTTGAGTGGCTCAAGAAGTGGCTGGATGACTCTACTGCTACAAAAGAAATAGACAACTCGCTCTTCCTGTGTTCGCACGGCAGACTGCACCCAGACAAGGTGGGAGATTCCAAAAGAATTTCCCTGCAAGCTGCTCAGCTTCTCTATGAGCGCTACGGTGGAGGGCCAAGACTGGACGGTAAGCCTTAGGAATGGGTAGTCTCTTCTCAAGACATGTGCCTCTAGTTATAGTGCTTTTATTTCCTAGTGCTAGGTGTCATAACCATTTTACaatgttaaaacacattttaatgaccaTCAAATGAGATCTCTGTTCATTCGACTTTGCGTAGATGTACACCTGTAGGACATGAAGTAAATTAGACCCACCGAACAGTACAATGCTTATATCAGAGCCTCCACAGAGAAGCTCACTCCTGAAAGTCCTTCTCCTGAAACCACAATGTTTTTCTacatcattttcagttttgtgtgtgtgcttcttttcCAGAGACCTCGCTGTGTAGCGAGTGTGTCGGCCAGCGATGCCGAGTGCTGCGGCTAAAGAACCAGCTTAATGAAGACTACAAGGAAGTCACCAACATGGTCAAACGTACACTCAGGTACTGTATCAACACTCATCCTTAGTGTTAGCATTAAGCATTATAGTGCTGTGCATTAGAGTAAGGTTAATGATAGTGTCAAATGATATCTGAATGATTCCATTCCATGTCTTGTGATGTGATTGAATAGTGATTAAGGAGGGACGGACTAGTTTTCAGTTACTTTTCATCAGTGAATTTGCTTGACATTTGTTTCCctgtaataatgtgtgtgtgcatgtgtatgtctTAGTGGTGAGGGTTACTGGGTGGGCAAAGCATCTCTGCGTAGCTGGAGGCAGTTGGCTATGGAACAGCTGGAGGAGGATGAACATGAAACCAAACACAGCAATGGCCAGACCAATGGACAGGGACCACACATCAACAGCAGCAAAGGTAGGATGTATGATCACATTTCTTCTTAATTCTGATGTCTGATGTGAACATTAACTGAAGCTCCTGTGCTGCAATCTGCAGAATTTATACACTGCATTGCTGACTATATAATTACACAAAGAAACTGCTGTTACCGATGAAATGCACAGCAGTAAAtgtttataattataaaaatttacaaaaacagcTCTCACTCATGTCGAATTATTTTGTTTGCAGAGTTCAGCTCTGAGCTTTCAGACGGCAAAGAGGATGACATGAAGACGTTCAATGAAGACATTGTCTGCACTCATGGTACTTTCCTCCTTGTCAGCATCTATACAAACTACATTTATGTTTTACAATATTTGAAGAAAACATTTGTTGCATAGAAACCCGTAATTTAATCATTGGTATGCAGTCTCttaaatgtgtatgtatgtatgtatgttactGCTGTAGGGGGTCTCAGTATTCTGGAGACTGAACGGAAGCTGGTATCCTCTGAAGTTTGGACCAAGCTGAGGGCATATTTCCCTAAAGCCTCAGAATTCACTGAAAACCAACAGCCCTGTCAGCAGTGCCTGGTGAGGAGACATGATCTGTGATATGAATGTGAAACAAATCTAAGCAGCACCTAAAATCAGAAGTCCAATGTGTAATACCTGAGCATGCATGTCACATCAACACAAGCGATCATTCTAGCCGGTCACCAAAGAAAACCCAAATAGAACATAGCTTTTCTTCTGCTGTTACTGTATAAGAACATACAATCCACCAAATagattttcacttttctttttctagaCTTTATTGCTTCTGTCAACCTTTTCAAGtgggatattttttttgtgtttagaCATTAGAGCAGGAGGAAAAAGACAATGAGGCGGTCAGTAAGATGATGGCCCTGGACCAGAAGAACCAGCTGCTCAACCTCTTTCATGAGAAGAACCGACCGACACTCACAAAGTGGCCTCAGGTACAATGATACATAGCCAAGCACCAAACTGTCATCTGCCTGAGTCATCTGACCACATCACTAATTcaaatcattacattttcaCGTGAGCATGTTTTTGTAAGTAAGGCTAAGTTTAGATTTAGGTGGTGAAGTCACACTGTGAAACAGGGTCCATAAAAATTCCATAAAAACAGGTGTTTGAAAGAGAGAACACTTTTATACAAGTGtataaatgagtgagtgtgtatgcaggtccatgtgtttgtgtgcttacTGCATAATATCATGACCAATATTAACACAGCATGAATCTGGTGGCTGTGCAGTAACTGATCTGTGGTCTTTCTCTTCAGGGCACCGATGTACTTTACATTGTTCCCCTGTTTTTTGTGGACGAGTGGAGAAAATTCATTAGGTACGTTTGTTTCAGCGGTGAAATAAATTAACGTTGGCGCGTTTGTTGTCACCCAGTGAAAACGATATATTAAAAAATTGTTCCTCCCACCTGTGTGTTCTCTAGGAGGCCCACAAAATCCTCTCCAGTGTCTAACGTGGGCAACACTCTGCTGCTCTGTCCTCATGGAGGCTTCATGTTCACGTATGACTCTCTGATCGGTGGAGATGCACAACAGTGAGTTCTGTTTACCTGTCAAACCTCACTGTCAACCAATACATTAGGAAAGTCTTTATTAACACAagatttaacacacatttttactgaagGATTTCACAGCTTTAACCAGGCAGGTTGCAATAATGAAGTGAATACACACACTATGAAGTGTGGAAAATAAAGATCTGCACACTGTTGTGGTCTCATGTTGTGCTGTTTGTCCTGCACAGTATAGCTCTGCTCTGGCCCAACGAATGGGAGGTAATCAGTAGACTCTTCATGGTGGACCAGCCCATCTCCATCCACTGCTTCCAACAAACCACAGCTACCGGACCCACCACTCAGTACACCACACAGCCTGGTAAGACTGTTTAGCTCAAATGTTTACACTTACATTTTACAGGTTTTatggcatttatttttattttcttcattttcttctattttcttaaaattgaaattcCATTTATGACGTTTAAATATCAAACCCTCAATGCCTAAATAATACAATGTCTTAACTGTCATtgtactctttttttctctttcactgtaCAAAGTCAGTTCACAGGTTTGATGTAGCATAACAGTTCTGACTCAGTTTTAGTGTCAAAATGTGCACAGAATTTGGAGAAAGTGAAttaaagatttgttttaaagtgttatttaatatatttgtttgGGGAATTTGGAGCTCATAAACGCAAGCTGTTGTTGGTTCATGGATATTGATTTTGATGTGCTCAGAGCTATGCTGGGAGTGCAGAGAGAGCTTCCTTTTCCAGCAGCAGAGGGACCTCAGAGAGTACACGCAGGCAACCATCTACATCCGCAAAGTCATCGAAGACCAAGCGGTATGAGAAGAAGGACATTATACATTATGTCAAACAGTGATGGCTCTAATTCGTTTAAATACAAGCACAGGTTGTTGTTGGTGCATTCTTTTAAGATAGTGTTTTCACATTGTCATGTGCATAGATGATGAAAGAAGCAACTCCTGAGATGAACGCCAGCAGctcagaggcagaggaggagaaagaggaacaACCAAAGTTGGATGGAGAGAAAGATCCTGACTTCAGCCAGGTAGGTGCAGCATGCAGCTGCAGGCAAGAGTCCAGATATCCAGGCTTCAGGCTGTGGTTCTGTCCAATCAGCTTTTTATTCGGGAGGAACAAATGGTGTGTCAGGGTTCATCCATGTTCTGGGCATGAATGTAGTACTATAAACAAGAAGCAGACTTTCCctgctttatttgtttgcttaACTCAGAAAATATGACTAACGAGTGAGAAGGTGGTGAAAGGTATAATTAACATGGGTTtcttttaagaaactgaaagtaagtgttaacaggtttttctgtttgttctttgacagcttgttgttattgtgttgaCAGGAATGATAACACAAGCCAATCAGGAAACAAATGCAGGTTTGAATTCAAAAGGtttctacaaaaacaaatcctagggttgatgtgatgtgacgtgtttttgaaaacaacaatgcaCCACGTATACAACGCACCGTCGTACGTGGATGTAGCATCGGATGTGACTTTTAATAACCAGTGGTTTCTCCTGAAGAGGTTGGGACAGCTGCTGCTACAGCATCGGTTATATCAGCACTGGAGAGAGTTTCTTCATTAGAAGAAGAGCAAAGACAGAAATTGAAGACTTCTTCAGTAGCCATTATGGTTGGACAGATGGTTCCCCCAATCACATCTTCAGGGTTTTGAAAAAtgactgctttttattttatccaaGCCTTTTCTGTTCGGCCCATGGTATCATCTATTAAAGCCAAACCttttatttcacaaaacttTGTTTCTTTCAGTCACAAGATGGTGCAAAGCGGTTAAAGCTGTGTGACGACAGTGCAGCTCCAGCACCTGTTGTTCCTGTGACCAGTATGAGCAAATTTGGTGGAATCAGAAGAAGCACCCGGCACAGGAAACTCAGAGGAGAGAAAGCACTCATAGTTTCAGCTAATCAGACACTCAAAGAGCTGAAGATACAGGTGAGGGTGTCGCATCACTGGTTTGAATGCTGCAGGTAATCATTTCTGTACACTAACTTCACTGTGGTCCTATAGATTATGCATGCCTTCTCTGTGGCTCCGTTTGACCAGAACCTCTCCATTGATGGAAAAAATCTAACGGATGACTTGGCCACACTGGGCAGTCTGGGTGTTGTTCCAGAGAGCATAATCTGTCTAAAGGTATGTCCTTCTTTGTTTCCCTCTGTGACTGGATCTGCTGTCAGTGGTGTCATCTTGTACCTACCTTGGCTATCGCTCTGTTCAATGCTGCCTTTAGCATTTACATCCCTCTTCCCAATAATCCCCTCATGAGCTACTTTATGGGGGACAAACAGCCAACCTCACAAGCTGGAAGATTTTCTAGGCCTAATGTCCACCCTTAAAGACTCAGGAAATGTAAAGCACATTCACAGTCCACCACAAACAGCTCAGGTCTGTCCCTCTGCAAAAGTATTAAGTATGTTGGGGCCTTCAAgccattttcatgtttttatgtaatCGGAGGAATGTAAGAATATACTATTAAGTTTCTTAATCAACCATTTAAGTTTTTGCATCATGACATTTTGCccacaaaggaaaatgtgttatttttgaataatatCTCATCCACTCTTTGTGTCTACAGATGACATTATTCGGTATCATAAaggtaaaataatacaaagtccATGAAGGTTCAGGTCTTAAGGGTTTAAGGGGACATTGGGGTCAGACGTAAGCTTTGAAACTGAGACCCATGTCCCTGAGCAAATGCTCTAGATCAGTGTTTGCTGTCAGAATGTAGCACTATTTAACACAGATTATAACAAAAGATTTAACTAACAGCAGCTTAAATATAGAAAGACGGTCTTAACCACTGTTTTCTCACAGGCTGACGAGCCAATAGCAGACTATGCCGCAATGGACGACGTCTATCAGGGTAAGAGGCATTATCCTCACTGTAGCTGCTACATTCAACGTGATTGATTTAGAAATAAttacaaaattcacatttgtTTATGAGTTATTTTCTTCCTTCATAGTGAGAATGCCTGAAGAGGGATTTAAAGGTGAGCGTtctttttctgtatttgtttttttatgtcttcatCATCTCGTAAgtcagtgtttacatgcatgcatgttgtCTAATTTCTATTTAGTTTCTAAATCTTTTAGTAGTTTCAAATTCCCAATTAAATTTGTGAACGCATGACATATTagtattaaagaaaataaacatttttgccAGATTAGTTTGACCATCTGTTATTTAGTCATCAGTTAATTTAAATGTATagaatttatattaaaaaaatattttgtttcatttttactgtgatttgtttttgtttgtaaagtgtCACTTGTGATTTAAGTGTAATGTGTGTCCTCCTGCAGGCACTGGGCTTCTGGGTCACTGAGGAAAGCTGTGCTGCAGCCATGCTTGAATTGGACAGATGACAAAGGAAAAAAGCTTGAATTTGTCAGGTGTCCATATATAAATAAgtgctttaatttgtttttttacattttgagtaGGCTTTCTTTAATAAAACTGTGACTATGTTGCAAAGCCGCTGTTTTTCTCTACAGAAGGTTAGCTGACCTTTGATATTTAAAATTCCTAGTCATTCTGAAGGACTCTATGGTAGAGCTTCTGCCTGACTAATAGAAACATGTTGGAGTGGATCTAAGATGATCTATTGTATGCTGAGGCTTGTCTTCAGTTAAATTCTACTGTTACTTGTGGAAATGGGctttgtttttgattattttaaattatggCCAGAGTAAAATTTAAGAAAATGTCTCTTTCcattatgtggaagcttgtgtTCTCACTGCAGTTTTTCAGATTTGTCAAAAAGAATGCACGAGTAACTGTTaagtattacaaaaaatataattgCTCTTTAATGTTAGAACATTTATTACCTCTACAGCAAATCTATATCCATAATCCTCCATGTGGCATTTAGAGATGCATAGCTACTCTGGATGAAGAGAGGCAAAATCCTGCAATTGTCTCAGCAGTGTAAACCTCATGAGTTGGAAGTGAGAGATAAACGCAGTGTAATGTCCTCTTCTTTTCACACTTATTTCTTATGGGCAATAAGGTTATTTTCAAAATCCTCTGTCCCAACATACTTGTAATAAATAGATTCAACAAATTACCAGTTGAAATGTGGTCTTTGTCTTAGTGCTTTTTAAACATGTGAATCCAATATCTATTGAGAATAttgaaaatgtattgttttttttacaagtatACAATACATGTAGCACAACAAAGTCATGCCTGAAGCACATTCCGATGTGTCTGACATCAAAAAAgtgaaagaggggaaaaaaagactaaaccaagtgtagatgtgtgtgtaaataacacaTTGGCATGGGCACTGGTACAAAATGAGAATGAACAACAAACACCATAATGGTACAGGAAATTTAGAAATATCAAATAATTTGACAAATGATAGCATGAAACTAAATATTTGAGATATTTAGTTTTAAGTTTGTCAAAAGTGGGTCCCATAGTGAGTGAAATTTGTCCCTCAACCCCAagaatatttaattttctttaactGTATGAACTCCATCGCCCGATGTCAACTGAGATTgtcacagcaccccccgcgaccctacggtagataatggatggatgaactcTATTAATTCCCTCAACCATACAGACACTGAAGGTTTCGTTAAAGAAGTTTCGTACAGACAGTGGTGTTTTCTAGTTTGTACCATCTGTGTCACAAATCATTGTATTTCAGGTCAACATTGAACGCTTCTGATAATGTTTAATTAAGAGACCAAAAGAATGTTCATGTACATATACTTTTGGAGCTTCGCCTTTAAATCACCCAGGTTATACGTCATTGACTGTCCGCTGAAGCACATTGAACCATGCCAACATATTTTCTGTGAAAAAATACTTTGTACTCTGTACATACTTTGTGTGTTTACGGAATGTTTCTGCTTAGCTGTGCAAAGAATGAGAAAGATAAACGGATGAATGCTAGGATAATAATTTACGTAACCGGAAACGGACCCATTTGGTCGACGTACCGTCCGTCGCCATTTTCAAAACGACCAACCTTTATTGCGCACACGACAAATGTTGTTCAGCAAAAGCGTTTAAATAAAGAAACGGATCGTTTGAATAACAAGGTAAAGTCATTCAGTGAGTGGGAGTTGCTTGTCATGGCAGATGCTTGTCATTATGTTCTCAGTATAAAGTTGCTCTTGTGTTTTCACCGATTTAACCACTAATATCGTCACTTCACGACATTGGCTTGTGTAGCTAAAGCTAACTCAGAATGACCTAGTTGGAGCTGTCTAGCTTAGCTTGTATATGATTTGCAAACCACTATTTTGGATACATGACATTTCAGGTTGGCACAAGCTCAGCACCGACTGCTAATAAAATATGAAACTGCGATAGTAAAGTTAATGATATGACCATATTAAAGTGGACCATACATGCACGACTGGTTGCATATTGGGTATAATTTAGTTGATACcatgtggcgacccctaaagggagaagaagagaaagacatTACCTTACATTATGCACCTCAAATATCGACTTTGTAATAACATTCAAGTCAATTCAAAAACACTTGTCCCGAGAAGCAATTTAGGGAATAATGGAGCAGgcttaaacacaaacatttaag
Coding sequences within:
- the usp48 gene encoding ubiquitin carboxyl-terminal hydrolase 48 isoform X2, with translation MAPRIQLEKAAWRWVETVKPEEIGQEHIELAYRVNLPACKRGACRNCKGNPNCLVGIGEQAWLGEIDENAFHNIDDPNSERRDKNTFVGLTNLGATCYVNTFLQVWFHNLELRRTLYQCHNSRAQEHNIESDYEPQSICEHLQYLFALLQNSNRKYIDPSGLVKALGLDTGQQQDAQEFSKLFLSLLEDTLSKQKNPNLQNVIQRQFCGQFSYVTVCNQCGRSSALPSRFYELELNIQGHKNLTECVTEFLKEEKLDGDNRYFCESCQSKQNATRRIKLHNIPPTLNLQLMRFVFDRQTGHKKKLNTFISFPEQLDMAPFLEGKQDQKCVYELSAVLIHRGISAYSGHYIAHVKDARTGDWYKFNDEEIEKMEGKKLQLGTEEDIAETVKSQTRKPKCSKGYHCSRNAYMLVYKVQEEESSDASRASVEVPDFLQRLVDQDNHKFEEWCNEMADMRKQSVDKGKAKHEEVKELYELLPTKDGEPYEFIPLEWLKKWLDDSTATKEIDNSLFLCSHGRLHPDKVGDSKRISLQAAQLLYERYGGGPRLDETSLCSECVGQRCRVLRLKNQLNEDYKEVTNMVKRTLSGEGYWVGKASLRSWRQLAMEQLEEDEHETKHSNGQTNGQGPHINSSKEFSSELSDGKEDDMKTFNEDIVCTHGGLSILETERKLVSSEVWTKLRAYFPKASEFTENQQPCQQCLTLEQEEKDNEAVSKMMALDQKNQLLNLFHEKNRPTLTKWPQGTDVLYIVPLFFVDEWRKFIRRPTKSSPVSNVGNTLLLCPHGGFMFTYDSLIGGDAQHIALLWPNEWEVISRLFMVDQPISIHCFQQTTATGPTTQYTTQPELCWECRESFLFQQQRDLREYTQATIYIRKVIEDQAMMKEATPEMNASSSEAEEEKEEQPKLDGEKDPDFSQSQDGAKRLKLCDDSAAPAPVVPVTSMSKFGGIRRSTRHRKLRGEKALIVSANQTLKELKIQIMHAFSVAPFDQNLSIDGKNLTDDLATLGSLGVVPESIICLKADEPIADYAAMDDVYQVRMPEEGFKGTGLLGH
- the usp48 gene encoding ubiquitin carboxyl-terminal hydrolase 48 isoform X1, coding for MAPRIQLEKAAWRWVETVKPEEIGQEHIELAYRVNLPACKRGACRRNCKGNPNCLVGIGEQAWLGEIDENAFHNIDDPNSERRDKNTFVGLTNLGATCYVNTFLQVWFHNLELRRTLYQCHNSRAQEHNIESDYEPQSICEHLQYLFALLQNSNRKYIDPSGLVKALGLDTGQQQDAQEFSKLFLSLLEDTLSKQKNPNLQNVIQRQFCGQFSYVTVCNQCGRSSALPSRFYELELNIQGHKNLTECVTEFLKEEKLDGDNRYFCESCQSKQNATRRIKLHNIPPTLNLQLMRFVFDRQTGHKKKLNTFISFPEQLDMAPFLEGKQDQKCVYELSAVLIHRGISAYSGHYIAHVKDARTGDWYKFNDEEIEKMEGKKLQLGTEEDIAETVKSQTRKPKCSKGYHCSRNAYMLVYKVQEEESSDASRASVEVPDFLQRLVDQDNHKFEEWCNEMADMRKQSVDKGKAKHEEVKELYELLPTKDGEPYEFIPLEWLKKWLDDSTATKEIDNSLFLCSHGRLHPDKVGDSKRISLQAAQLLYERYGGGPRLDETSLCSECVGQRCRVLRLKNQLNEDYKEVTNMVKRTLSGEGYWVGKASLRSWRQLAMEQLEEDEHETKHSNGQTNGQGPHINSSKEFSSELSDGKEDDMKTFNEDIVCTHGGLSILETERKLVSSEVWTKLRAYFPKASEFTENQQPCQQCLTLEQEEKDNEAVSKMMALDQKNQLLNLFHEKNRPTLTKWPQGTDVLYIVPLFFVDEWRKFIRRPTKSSPVSNVGNTLLLCPHGGFMFTYDSLIGGDAQHIALLWPNEWEVISRLFMVDQPISIHCFQQTTATGPTTQYTTQPELCWECRESFLFQQQRDLREYTQATIYIRKVIEDQAMMKEATPEMNASSSEAEEEKEEQPKLDGEKDPDFSQSQDGAKRLKLCDDSAAPAPVVPVTSMSKFGGIRRSTRHRKLRGEKALIVSANQTLKELKIQIMHAFSVAPFDQNLSIDGKNLTDDLATLGSLGVVPESIICLKADEPIADYAAMDDVYQVRMPEEGFKGTGLLGH